GCGGCGGTTATTGGCCTGCGCTTGGGGGTGCCTGTAATTATCGGAGTGAAAGATGCTACAAAGTCTATTCGCGATGGTGCTATCCTAACGCTGGATATGC
Above is a genomic segment from Cyanobacteriota bacterium containing:
- a CDS encoding PEP-utilizing enzyme — protein: AAVIGLRLGVPVIIGVKDATKSIRDGAILTLDMQRGLIYSGAVDTSQTDTATVLV